The Mycolicibacterium aurum genome segment CGCCGCCGAAGACGGCCTCGTCGCCCGCCAGTCCGGGGCCGCCGCTGCGGTCCTCGGTGATCTCGATGAACAGGTCGGTGTCGGCCAACCTGATGCGGTCGCCGGTCGTGGGTCCGAACAGTGCGGCGTAGCGCGACCGGGACAGCTGGGTCATGAGGGGTCCAATCTGCCCGGCGGATCGAGGCTCAGGCCGTGCACCTCACGGGTGCCGGCAAGGGGAACGAGGCTGACGCGTTGCGCGACACCCGGTTCGAACCGGATCGCGGTACCTGCCGGGATGTCGAACCGGTAGCCGTGGGCGGCGGCGCGGTCGAAGTCCAGCGCGCTGTTGGACTGCGGCACATGTACGTGGGAACCGACCTGGACGGGCCGGTCGCCGGTGTTGACGATCTCCAGTTCCAGGCGCGGGGCGCCGGCATTGATCTCGATGTCTCCGTCGCCGAAGGCGATCTCGCCTGGGATCACTGGGCTGTCCTGCCTCTCACGGAATCGGGTCGTGGACGGTGACCAGCTTCGTGCCGTCAGGGAACGTCGCCTCCACCTGGACGTCGTGGAGCATCTCGGGAATCCCGTCCATGACGTCGTCGCGGCCGAGAACTTCTCGGCCGCTGACCATCAACTCCGCCACCGTGCGGCCGTCGCGGGCACCCTCGAGAATGTGGTCGGTGATCACCGCGACCGACTCGGGGTGGTTCAGCTTCAGGCCGCGCGCCTGCCGGCGACGGGCGAGCTCGGCGGCATACGACAGCAGCAGCCGTTCCTGTTCATGCGGCGTCAAACGCATAGTGGGCGATACTGCCATCTCCGACCGCAGTCAGCAGCGCTCGCACTGGGCGCTACTCGTCGGGAATGTTCTGCAGCCGCACCTGGCCGCGCGCGACGACCTTGTCGGCCTCGTCGGTGAGGGTGATCAGCCACAGCTGCTGACGACGACCGCGGTGGATCGGCGTCGACGTGGCGGTGACCGTCCCGGACCGGATCGCACGCAGGAAGTCGGTGTTGTTGTTGACGCCGACGACCGTGCCGCCGCCGTTGCCCGTGAGCCAGACGTGGCCCGACACGCTGGCCATGCTCTCGATCACCGCACAGTAGACGCCGCCGTGCACAATTCCCCACGGCTGCAACAGTTTCTCGGTGATGTGCAGTTGCGCGCGGCCGCCGTCGGGCGTCATCTCGAGGTAGGTCAGGCCCAGCTCGGCGTCGAATCCGTCACCGAGGCCGTCAGGAAGATCAGTGGTCACGGCTTGTGTCTACCACCACGGTCGCAGCGAAAGTGGAAGAGCCCCACGCATGAAGCGTGGGGCTCTTCCTTCGGTCGGACCGGGGGTCTCTGCAGCCCTCAGGACTCCGGCACGGTCCGTTGGTATCCGAAGTTCGGGGATCAACCCGACCTCCATAGGATAGGCAAGCCTGCCCTAATTAAGCAAGAGCTTCCCCGAATTCATCCGGGATGTGCCGCGTACCGGAAGGCCGAACTTCACCAGAGCATCGAGCACGGCCTGCCCGCGCCGCATGCTGACGACCTCGCTCGAACCCGCCAGCAGCGGAATCTGCGTGGCCGCGCTGACGACCGCGCCACCGACGAGGTGCCACATGGCCGCCACCGGCATCGCACCCCCACTGACCGTCGCGAGCTTGTCGAAGAGCGGCTCCAGCGCCCGGTGGCTGCGGTGGGCGACCCAGGTGGTCAACGCCGCCTCACTCGGCAGAGCACGGATCCCGTCGGGCGCCGGACGTCCTACCGTCCTTCGGCTCCGGAACGCCGGATCGTCGGGAAGTGCCCGCACCGCGGGATCGACGACACCCACCCAGTCGATGGCGCCTTCGGAGTCCACGTGCACCCACAGGTTCTCCAGGCCGGTGTCCCAG includes the following:
- a CDS encoding PaaI family thioesterase, with amino-acid sequence MTTDLPDGLGDGFDAELGLTYLEMTPDGGRAQLHITEKLLQPWGIVHGGVYCAVIESMASVSGHVWLTGNGGGTVVGVNNNTDFLRAIRSGTVTATSTPIHRGRRQQLWLITLTDEADKVVARGQVRLQNIPDE
- a CDS encoding urease subunit beta, giving the protein MIPGEIAFGDGDIEINAGAPRLELEIVNTGDRPVQVGSHVHVPQSNSALDFDRAAAHGYRFDIPAGTAIRFEPGVAQRVSLVPLAGTREVHGLSLDPPGRLDPS
- a CDS encoding urease subunit gamma translates to MRLTPHEQERLLLSYAAELARRRQARGLKLNHPESVAVITDHILEGARDGRTVAELMVSGREVLGRDDVMDGIPEMLHDVQVEATFPDGTKLVTVHDPIP